From Candidatus Eremiobacterota bacterium, one genomic window encodes:
- the trxA gene encoding thioredoxin — translation MSSVMEVTDQNFQTEVLEAPTAVLVDFWAPWCGPCRMMAPVIDGVSKKLEGSVKVVKLNTDENGKIASDFNIQGIPSLLIFKGGKEVDRLVGFTQEPMLMEKLKPFMK, via the coding sequence ATGAGCAGCGTGATGGAAGTAACCGATCAGAATTTCCAGACTGAGGTTCTCGAGGCCCCCACGGCGGTGCTGGTGGACTTCTGGGCGCCCTGGTGCGGTCCCTGCAGGATGATGGCGCCTGTCATCGACGGAGTCTCAAAAAAACTGGAAGGATCCGTCAAAGTGGTAAAGCTCAACACCGACGAGAACGGCAAGATCGCCTCTGATTTCAACATCCAGGGGATTCCCAGCCTTCTCATCTTCAAGGGGGGCAAGGAAGTTGACCGCCTTGTGGGATTTACCCAGGAGCCCATGCTGATGGAGAAGCTGAAGCCCTTCATGAAATAG
- a CDS encoding tetratricopeptide repeat protein produces the protein MKSGRDTLLLFVMCAMMLFVASTLDSFKARKYLVSEKKPSLRHFSPGDLLRELDGTLEKMARSLTEGTKAPAKKNGKEGGDLQKPQPEAHSAETYFTMAKDCWKRKDYRKAATYGETAVTCWIEAKASREKILMGREFLAKVYEALKDYENAKVQYTLLAGMNPGNSLYRVKLAELKKREDEKRLSSVRALESQARAEKSRGNHLGAMDLAEKAVNALERTGGPSNEKAAMYALQGDCARILGNPSQAANFYTQALSLNPANSSYRASFKTVSSQIKPPAAVRSSSSRASYSTYPSSSYSSPSYSRYPSSSLYVSPSQGSLSIPSYYPSGTYSGYGSSSYSQAISEQNRSVIEAYNARLRETQARNQAVINSYNERMQQQIQAQNQQLIQGARYGTSGSWNSSSSHGPSVSVPRPGR, from the coding sequence ATGAAATCCGGGCGTGATACCTTGCTGCTCTTCGTGATGTGCGCCATGATGCTGTTTGTGGCGTCAACGCTCGACTCTTTCAAAGCAAGGAAATATCTCGTCAGCGAGAAAAAACCTTCACTGCGGCATTTTTCCCCTGGAGACCTGCTGCGTGAGCTGGACGGCACGCTGGAAAAAATGGCCCGCAGCCTGACGGAAGGCACAAAGGCCCCTGCAAAAAAGAACGGGAAAGAGGGAGGGGACCTTCAGAAGCCTCAACCTGAAGCCCATTCAGCAGAGACATACTTCACCATGGCAAAGGACTGCTGGAAAAGAAAGGATTACCGCAAGGCCGCCACTTACGGAGAGACGGCCGTCACATGCTGGATAGAGGCGAAAGCCTCCCGGGAAAAGATACTCATGGGACGCGAGTTTCTCGCGAAGGTTTACGAGGCTCTCAAAGACTATGAGAATGCAAAGGTGCAGTATACCCTCCTTGCCGGGATGAATCCCGGAAACTCGCTTTACCGCGTGAAGCTGGCGGAGCTCAAAAAGCGTGAGGACGAAAAGCGGCTCTCATCGGTGAGGGCCCTCGAGAGCCAGGCCCGCGCCGAGAAGAGCAGGGGAAACCACCTGGGCGCAATGGATCTTGCTGAAAAAGCTGTTAACGCTCTTGAGAGGACCGGAGGGCCGTCGAATGAGAAGGCTGCAATGTACGCCCTTCAGGGGGACTGTGCCCGTATCCTCGGCAACCCCTCGCAGGCAGCCAACTTCTACACCCAGGCGCTGAGCCTCAACCCTGCGAACAGCTCTTACAGGGCTTCCTTTAAAACAGTCTCCTCGCAGATAAAGCCTCCTGCGGCCGTGCGATCCTCATCATCCCGCGCCTCCTATTCCACTTACCCGTCCTCCTCTTACTCATCGCCTTCGTACAGCAGGTACCCTTCATCATCCCTTTATGTGTCCCCCTCCCAGGGCTCCCTGTCAATCCCCTCTTACTACCCTTCCGGAACCTATTCAGGGTACGGAAGCTCATCATATTCACAGGCCATAAGCGAACAGAACCGCAGCGTTATTGAGGCGTACAACGCCAGGCTGAGGGAGACCCAGGCGAGAAACCAGGCCGTCATCAACAGTTATAACGAGCGGATGCAGCAGCAGATACAGGCACAGAACCAGCAGCTCATACAGGGCGCCCGCTATGGAACCTCCGGCTCCTGGAATTCCTCCAGCTCTCATGGGCCTTCTGTATCTGTCCCCAGGCCCGGCAGATAA
- a CDS encoding carbohydrate-binding family 9-like protein produces the protein MEKTQVFKALSCMRVREGGLGSEPARSGLWAGAPPAELSYYDGSTLPAGIETSVRCLWDTEFLYVLFRGMYEELRLAPPGTPRDPATGKTPLLWQLSDVFEVFAGPRARDLRIYREFQASPDGRFIDVALDASGERRIADFSWHSGVQVHSSVHGEESLWESLFIIPWEAFSSSPLKERRWQGNFYRVSGCPENAAYCAWSSVGKIDFHQPGFFGDLLFDGD, from the coding sequence ATGGAAAAAACTCAGGTCTTCAAGGCTCTCTCCTGCATGCGTGTCAGGGAGGGCGGACTCGGCAGTGAGCCTGCCAGGAGCGGTCTCTGGGCCGGGGCTCCCCCGGCAGAGCTCTCGTATTACGACGGCAGTACCCTTCCCGCAGGAATAGAAACCTCGGTGCGCTGCCTGTGGGACACTGAGTTCCTTTATGTGCTCTTCAGGGGGATGTACGAGGAGCTCCGCCTGGCGCCTCCCGGCACCCCCCGGGACCCCGCTACAGGGAAAACCCCGCTGCTCTGGCAGCTCTCCGATGTCTTTGAGGTCTTTGCGGGCCCCCGTGCAAGGGATCTCAGGATTTACAGGGAATTCCAGGCGTCCCCTGACGGCCGCTTCATCGATGTTGCCCTTGATGCCAGCGGCGAGCGCAGGATTGCCGATTTTTCGTGGCATTCAGGAGTTCAGGTCCACTCTTCTGTCCACGGGGAGGAATCACTCTGGGAGTCTCTTTTCATCATTCCGTGGGAGGCCTTTTCTTCAAGTCCTCTCAAGGAGCGCCGGTGGCAGGGAAATTTCTACAGGGTGTCAGGGTGTCCCGAAAATGCCGCCTATTGCGCCTGGTCTTCCGTGGGGAAGATTGACTTTCATCAGCCGGGATTTTTCGGCGACCTTCTCTTTGACGGCGACTGA
- a CDS encoding diguanylate cyclase — protein MDPESDIGSVINKILPDGQVFSFTLGDISGDQEVDRDDLEILQHVVSNSPVGQFIMEKMSMADLMACDLNGDGVVDHKDFVILCNHVVTNLNNQARTDELTGLDNRRALKEKTSLKIVASRQFDIPLCCMAADIDFFKQFNDLHGHDYGDKVLCFIGEALRKSTRSSDVVCRSGGEEFIVILENATIEGAVKVAEKIRRYLKEHAVEHGGHREHVTLSFGITAFEEQIPFQRLIKQADVALYQAKQKGRDRICIYEPAGRTEAHS, from the coding sequence TTGGATCCTGAGTCCGATATCGGCTCGGTCATCAATAAAATCCTTCCCGACGGGCAGGTTTTTTCTTTTACCCTTGGCGACATCAGCGGAGACCAGGAAGTGGACCGCGACGATCTTGAAATCCTACAGCATGTGGTAAGCAATTCTCCTGTGGGCCAGTTCATAATGGAAAAAATGTCCATGGCGGACCTCATGGCCTGTGATCTGAATGGAGACGGCGTAGTGGATCACAAGGATTTCGTCATCCTCTGCAACCATGTGGTGACGAACCTCAATAACCAGGCGCGGACCGACGAGCTCACCGGCCTGGACAACCGCCGAGCCCTCAAGGAGAAAACCAGCCTGAAAATTGTCGCCTCCCGGCAGTTTGATATTCCCCTCTGCTGCATGGCCGCTGACATAGATTTTTTCAAGCAGTTCAATGACCTCCATGGCCATGATTACGGCGACAAGGTCCTCTGTTTCATCGGCGAGGCCCTCAGGAAAAGCACAAGGTCCTCTGATGTGGTGTGCCGCTCCGGGGGAGAGGAATTCATAGTCATCCTGGAAAATGCCACCATAGAGGGAGCCGTCAAAGTGGCGGAAAAGATCAGGCGTTACCTGAAAGAGCACGCCGTGGAGCATGGAGGGCACAGGGAGCACGTGACGCTGAGCTTCGGCATCACTGCCTTTGAAGAGCAGATTCCTTTCCAGAGGTTAATCAAGCAGGCCGATGTGGCCCTCTACCAGGCAAAGCAGAAAGGCAGAGACCGCATCTGTATCTATGAGCCGGCAGGCAGAACAGAGGCTCATTCCTGA
- a CDS encoding metalloregulator ArsR/SmtB family transcription factor encodes MKEKQSDMAELFKALGHPTRLTIVEGLTKNECNVMHIVECLKIPQATISQHLAVLKSCGIIRGERKGTQICYKVVDERVRKLMKFIENNK; translated from the coding sequence ATGAAAGAAAAACAGAGCGATATGGCGGAACTGTTCAAAGCCCTGGGCCACCCCACGAGGCTTACCATAGTGGAAGGCCTCACCAAGAACGAGTGCAATGTCATGCATATCGTGGAGTGCCTCAAGATACCCCAGGCTACCATATCACAGCACCTGGCGGTCCTCAAGTCCTGCGGCATCATCAGGGGCGAGAGAAAGGGAACGCAGATATGCTATAAGGTAGTCGATGAGAGGGTAAGAAAGCTTATGAAATTCATTGAAAACAATAAATAA
- a CDS encoding type II toxin-antitoxin system VapC family toxin — protein MKKPTVYLETTIAGYLAGRRSRDIVVLAHQELTHIWWENHSSRFRLYTSEIVLQEAQMGDIDAAARRMSYLAGIPLIAVNEKVRELAVLYMTELGFPKKALIDALHLAISVHSAMDYLLTWNCTHLANEIFQRRLVKTNNSLSHHTPLIVTPENLIQEEGRGIEC, from the coding sequence ATGAAGAAACCCACTGTTTATCTGGAGACCACAATAGCAGGGTACCTCGCAGGGAGGCGGAGCCGTGACATTGTCGTGCTTGCCCACCAGGAGCTTACCCACATCTGGTGGGAAAACCATAGTTCCAGGTTTCGGCTTTATACCTCCGAGATTGTTCTGCAGGAAGCACAGATGGGCGACATTGACGCCGCCGCAAGAAGAATGAGCTATCTGGCAGGAATCCCTCTTATTGCCGTCAACGAAAAAGTCAGGGAACTCGCCGTACTTTATATGACCGAACTCGGATTCCCTAAGAAAGCACTCATTGATGCCCTCCATCTTGCCATATCAGTCCATTCTGCCATGGACTATCTGCTCACCTGGAACTGCACTCATCTTGCCAATGAAATCTTTCAAAGAAGACTGGTCAAAACAAACAATTCGCTGTCACATCATACTCCCCTGATAGTAACACCTGAAAATCTTATACAAGAAGAAGGGAGAGGCATAGAATGCTGA
- a CDS encoding adenosine deaminase family protein, whose protein sequence is MDSIQPLAQGINEYRKLAAPQAQEAQAAPAADTIELSGAAPREGEKGTSSLSDTIKKLPKIDLHRHLEGSLRPETIIRMAGKYGISLPATTADTLKPYVCITEKDKTLGDFLSKFSPISELFVNTDAIREISTECVRDAKNENIRAMELRFSPMSMARKGKLDLKKVMDAVIQGVRQGEKETGIMVSLTVIIPRHKGAETGKMLEDLAEEYLKSGSVAACEGEPPQASGGYGRVNALDLACDEAQYPPDPYVPVFIESENDGLHRTIHAGEARGADSVRTAVEECHAERIGHGVRAFEDPALVQDLIKKGIVLEMCPTSNVQTGAVLSLESHPLKKFHDGGGKATINTDDPGVCDTDLNKEYEKALTRMGCTMEDLKSMILVAADAIFLPPPLKAALKESIKAELQALNGKRS, encoded by the coding sequence ATGGACAGCATACAGCCTCTCGCTCAAGGGATCAATGAGTACCGGAAACTGGCGGCGCCCCAGGCACAGGAAGCTCAGGCGGCTCCTGCGGCTGATACCATAGAGCTTTCCGGAGCGGCACCCAGGGAAGGGGAGAAAGGGACTTCATCTCTCTCTGATACGATAAAAAAGCTTCCCAAGATAGATCTTCACCGCCACCTCGAGGGCTCCCTGAGGCCTGAGACTATCATCAGGATGGCCGGCAAGTACGGAATAAGCCTTCCCGCCACGACGGCCGACACCCTCAAGCCTTACGTGTGCATCACCGAAAAGGACAAGACGCTGGGGGATTTTCTGTCCAAGTTCTCTCCCATCAGCGAGCTTTTTGTCAATACCGACGCAATCAGGGAAATAAGCACCGAATGCGTGCGGGATGCAAAGAATGAGAATATCAGGGCGATGGAGCTCCGCTTCTCTCCCATGTCCATGGCAAGGAAAGGGAAGCTTGACCTGAAGAAGGTGATGGATGCCGTCATTCAGGGGGTCCGCCAGGGTGAAAAAGAGACCGGCATCATGGTGAGCCTCACGGTAATCATTCCCCGCCACAAGGGCGCCGAGACAGGCAAAATGCTTGAAGACCTTGCCGAGGAGTACCTTAAGAGCGGGTCCGTAGCCGCCTGCGAGGGTGAGCCCCCGCAGGCATCCGGGGGGTATGGGAGAGTGAATGCTCTTGATCTTGCCTGTGATGAGGCCCAGTATCCTCCCGATCCTTACGTGCCGGTCTTTATCGAGTCCGAAAACGATGGCCTCCACAGGACCATCCATGCAGGAGAGGCCCGCGGCGCGGACAGCGTTCGCACCGCCGTCGAGGAGTGCCATGCCGAGAGAATAGGCCACGGGGTGAGGGCCTTTGAAGATCCCGCCCTTGTGCAGGATCTCATAAAGAAGGGAATCGTGCTGGAGATGTGCCCTACCAGCAACGTGCAGACCGGCGCCGTTCTGTCGCTTGAAAGCCATCCCCTGAAAAAATTCCATGACGGGGGGGGCAAGGCTACCATAAACACCGATGATCCAGGCGTGTGCGACACCGATCTCAACAAGGAATACGAGAAGGCTCTCACCAGGATGGGCTGCACGATGGAAGACCTGAAATCGATGATCCTTGTGGCGGCAGATGCCATATTTCTCCCGCCTCCTCTCAAGGCTGCCCTGAAGGAGTCAATAAAGGCGGAGCTTCAGGCGTTGAACGGGAAGCGCTCCTGA
- a CDS encoding SGNH/GDSL hydrolase family protein, with amino-acid sequence MSQDDPLKAPEQSEAEPSGSGIAARRAFNKRLLFATVITTAILLCLLEGAARLCYRDQEVFVPDPYLLFSPQKNLVNFKIKTPRATYWLSTTSDGFRTWIGAGPVTVAKPPGTYRILCLGDSVTFGNIGISDNETYPYYLQRILSAKNLTKPVQVINGGCMGYSSLQGLEFYRRTAMKYRPDLLIIAFLNNDIHPQMVTDRERLSSSEAAKILKTSLQKSAFYRMLRARLSGEEIFESMRGKSNFTSRVPYEEYRENMEEFLSLASSEGTEVIFLNLPINTSSMRPDETHYRAAVYDLAFCNNAGYIDLVDLFTNYQNYHHKYLFSDLIHPNPEGNEVMASHIAGYLQEKGYLTK; translated from the coding sequence ATGTCCCAAGACGATCCGCTCAAAGCACCGGAGCAGAGTGAGGCTGAGCCCAGTGGCTCAGGTATAGCGGCCAGGCGGGCCTTCAACAAAAGGCTGCTCTTCGCCACCGTCATCACCACCGCCATTCTTCTATGCCTTCTCGAAGGGGCAGCCAGGCTCTGTTACCGCGATCAGGAGGTCTTTGTCCCCGATCCCTATCTGCTCTTCTCACCTCAAAAAAACCTGGTGAATTTCAAAATCAAGACTCCAAGGGCAACTTACTGGCTCTCCACCACCTCTGACGGCTTCAGGACATGGATCGGTGCCGGTCCCGTCACCGTTGCAAAGCCTCCCGGCACTTACAGGATCTTATGTCTTGGCGACTCGGTGACCTTCGGAAACATTGGCATCTCCGATAATGAGACCTACCCGTACTATCTTCAAAGGATTCTTTCAGCGAAAAATCTCACGAAGCCTGTGCAGGTGATCAATGGAGGGTGCATGGGGTATTCATCCCTCCAGGGCCTTGAGTTTTACCGGAGGACGGCGATGAAATACAGGCCCGACCTGCTGATAATCGCTTTCCTCAACAACGATATTCACCCTCAGATGGTCACTGACCGGGAGAGGCTCTCCTCGTCGGAAGCCGCGAAAATCCTCAAGACCTCTCTTCAGAAGAGCGCCTTTTACCGGATGCTCAGGGCCAGGCTCAGCGGCGAAGAGATCTTTGAATCCATGCGGGGAAAAAGCAATTTCACCTCCAGGGTTCCCTATGAGGAGTACCGTGAAAACATGGAGGAGTTTCTCTCGCTGGCCTCCAGTGAAGGAACTGAGGTCATCTTTCTCAACCTGCCGATCAACACATCAAGCATGAGGCCCGATGAAACGCACTACCGCGCCGCGGTCTATGATCTTGCCTTCTGCAATAATGCCGGCTATATTGACCTCGTTGACCTCTTCACCAATTACCAGAATTACCACCATAAATACCTGTTCTCTGACCTGATCCACCCCAACCCGGAGGGAAACGAGGTCATGGCCAGCCATATCGCAGGGTACCTGCAGGAGAAAGGCTACCTCACGAAGTAA